The nucleotide sequence ACCGTCGTCGTGCGCCCGAGGAGCGTCCACTTGACGCCGGCAAGCGCATCCGTCACGTTGACCGCCTCGCTCATCTCCAAGAGGATCGTGCCGTAGGCGGGACGGAAAAGGTCTTCGAACTTGATCGCGCCGGGCGCCGCTTTGAAACCAAGACCGTTGCCTAGGCACATCTTCGTCAGAGCGGCCGCGATGCCGCCCCTGCCGACGCTCGACGCCGAGAACACGCGGCGGCTCTGCATCAGTGCGTGCACGCGCTCATAGTTGCGCCGCAGGTTGGCAAAAACAGGCAGGTCGTTCGCATCGATCGGCACCTCGATGGCATATACCTTGCTGTTCGCGTACTTGAATTCGGCGGAAATCGCCTCGCTCGCTTTCATGACGTTGACGGCAAAGGCGACGACCGTAGGCGGCACATGAAGACTCTCAAATGTGCCCGACATTGAATCCTTGCCGCCGATGGCAGGCACACGAAGCTCATGCTGCGCCCACAGTGCGCCCAAAAGCGCCGCAAACGGCATGCCCCACTTCTCGGGATCTTTGCCGAGACTCTCAAAGTACTCCTGAAAGGAGAGTCGCACCGTCGCCGCGTCCGCTCCGAGCGCCACCATCTTCGTGACCGCCTCGACGATGGCATAGAGCGCCCCGTGGAACGGACTCCACTCCGACAGATACGGGTCGAAGCCGAAGGTCATCGCCGTCGCCGTATCCGTTTCGCCCTTCTTCACGGGAATTTTTGCGACCATGCCCTGCTGCGGCGACAGCTGATCCTTGCCGCCAAACGGCATCAGAACCGTGCCCGCGCCGACCGTAGAGTCAAAGCGCTCGGCAAGACCCTTCTGACTGGCAACATTGAGATCGGCAAGGTTTGCATGCCACGCCGCCGTGAGGTCGCGCTGGTTCTTGACGACAGCAGGCGGCAGCTGGCGCAGATAATTCGTCTCCACGTCGGGCGATTTCAAGGCGACACGCGCGTGCTGCTTGACGCCGTTCGTATCGAGGAAGACCCGCGCGAGGCTCACGATCCTCTGCCCGCGCCAGACCATCTCAAGCCTGCCCGTATCCGTGACCTGAGCGATCGGCGTCGCCTCCAGATTCTCGCGAGCAGCAAACGCCGTGAGGACGGGCAGAGCCTCGGGACGCATGACGACGGCCATGCGCTCCTGCGACTCGGAAATGGCAAGCTCCGTGCCGTCGAGTCCCTCATACTTCTTCTTCACGGCATCAAGGTCGATCGCCAGGGACGGCGCAAGCTCACCGACGGCGACGGCGACGCCGCCCGCACCGAAGTCGTTGCAGCGCTTGATGAAGCGGCTGACCTCAGGATGGCGGAAGAGGCGCTGGATCTTGCGCTCCGTCGGCGCATCGCCCTTCTGCACCTCGGCGCCCGCCGTCGTCAGCGAGGCCTCCGTGTGCACCTTCGACGATCCCGTCGCGCCGCCGCAGCCGTCGCGTCCCGTGCGGCCGCCGACCAAGACGACGACGTCGCCCGGCTCCGGCGCCTGGCGCACGACGTCCGCCTGCGGCGCGGCGCCGATGACGGCACCGATCTCCATGCGCTTCGCCATGTAGCCCTCGTGGTAGAACTCATGCACCTCGCCCGTCGCAAGGCCGATCTGGTTGCCGTAGGAGCTGAAGCCTGCCGCCGCCCCCTGCGTGATCTTCTTCTGCGGCAGTTTGCCCGGCAATGTATCGGCAATCTTGCCGCGCGGGTCGGCAGCGCCAGTCACACGCATCGCCTGATAGACGTAGGAACGCCCCGACAGAGGATCGCGGATCGCGCCGCCAAGGCACGTCGCCGCACCGCCGAACGGCTCGATCTCCGTAGGATGGTTGTGCGTCTCGTTCTTGAACATCACGAGCCAATTTTCTTCCTTGCCGTCAATCTCCACAGGCACAACGATGCTGCACGCGTTGACCTCATCAGAAGCGTCGAGATCTTCCAAAAGCCCTTGCTGACGCAGCGCCTTCATGCCGATGCACGCGAGATCCATCAAGGAGACGTCCGCTGACTTTCCCGCATGAACCTTCTCGCGGTCGAGCATGTAGAGCTTCAATGCCTGTGCGAGCATCGGCGCATACTTGCCGTTGCCAAAGTCCACCTTGTCGATGACCGTCGTGAACGTCGTATGGCGGCAGTGGTCAGACCAATACGTGTCGATGACGCGAAGCTCCGTGATCGTCGGCTCACGCTTCTCCGCCGAGGCAAAATACTTCTGGCAGAACTGCAGGTCCTCCAGACTCATGGCAAAGCCGCGCTCTTTCAACAAGTTCCCGAGCGCCGCCGCATCCATGCGGCAGAATCCCGCAAGCTTCTCTACATCGGCAGGCTCTTCGATCTTCTCCGCAAGCGTCGCCGGCTTCTGCAAAGCGGCCTCACGGCTTTCGACCTTGTTGATGCAGTACGCCTTAATCTTCGCTAAAAGATCTGCCGAAATCGTGCCGACGATCACGTAGACGATCGCCGTGCGAATCGTCGGACGTTCCTTCTGCGTCACGAGCTGCACGCACTGCGCCGCCGAATCGGCACGCTGGTCGTACTGCCCCGGCAGATACTCGACGGCGAACGCCTTCGACTCAGGAAAGTCGGGCAGTTTCTCCTCGTAGACCGTATCGACGGGCGGCTCAACGAAGACGACGTCGCGCACCGCCTTGTATTCATCGTCCGAAAGCCCCTCGATGTCGTAGCGAATGAAGATGCGCACCGCCTTGAGCTCCGTCGCCAGGCGGAACGTCTCCGTCAGGTCGTCACAAAGCTGCTGCGCGGGGATGTCGAAATAACCCTGCCTCTTCTCTACAAAAAGTCTTCTTACACTCATGCCCACAAACCATCCTCTCTGTTCAGTTCCCCTGGATCTTCTCTCGTTTTGTCAGCCCTTCATCAACTCCAAATCGATCTTCACGACGACCTTCGTCACGTCCGCCGGATACTCGTCGAGCACCGAAACGCCCGGACGATGCACGTCCTCCGGATAGAGCACGGCATAGCTTCCCGCCTTGAGCAGGATGCTGCTCTCGGGAATCAGGGCGCGATAAAAGATGATGTCCCGCGCCTCATCATAAGGCTCCATCTCCACGAGGTCGGGACTCATCGGACACCAGCCGAGAAACTCCTCGCCGTCTGCGACATACTGAACATCCACGAATTTTCGATGCGCCTCGGGAGCGCACTCTGCCTGCGGCCGCGTCGTATAGCGCGAAAGCAGCGCGAAGATCTTGTCGCCGTCAATCTCGTGACGCCCTTCCGGCATATTGCGGAAGTCCTGTGCGCGCAAGAAGGCAAGCGCTTTCATCAGAGCCGCCGAATATCCCTTCTGCTCATCCTTCGATACCCCGATGATGCCCGTCATCATAAGCAATCCTCCTTCGCTATAGGAAGCACAGACAAATTCAGCGCTTCCCCAAAAAAGCGATTGATTTCCCCATTTATTCTATGCTATTATCCTTTATAGCGTTTCTTTTATATTATATGATGAAAGACCAATATCCGCAAGTGCGTGAATTGGGGCAGAGAAGGAGAAATGACTATGCGCGAACTCTTGGAACTCTTAGAGCACGACGCCCGCCGTCCCGTCGGCGAGATCGCTGCCGTGCTCAAGAAAAGCGAGTACGAGGTGGAAAAGGACATCCGGGGGCTGGAGCAGGACAAGATCATCCTCAGCTACAACACCTTGATCAACTGGCAGAAATTTGGCGACGACACGGTCACGGCGATCATCGAGGTCAACCTCACGCCCGAGCGTGAAGTCGGCTTCGACGCCATCGCCGAGCGCATCTATCGCTTTGAAGAGGTGCGCACCGTCTACCTCATGAGCGGCAGCTTCGATCTCCTCGTCATCATCGAGGGAAAATCGCTGCAGGACGTCGCCAACTTCGTCGCGACGCGCCTCTCGACGATCGATGGCGTCACGCAGACGCGCAGTCACTTCATGCTCAAGGCGTACAAGAAGGACGGCACGATTATCGACGACAAGGAGAAGGATCGCCGGCTGGTGGTGTCGCCATGACGAACTGGAAGGAGCGCATCTCACCCGCCGTCCATGCCGTGCCGCCCTCAGGCATAAGAAAATACTTCGACATCGCCGCCGAGATGGAGGACGTCGTATCCTTGGGCGTCGGCGAACCGGACTTCATCACGCCGTGGTCGATCCGCGAAAGCTGTGTCCACGGGCTTGAACAGGGCTACACCTCCTACACGGCGAACCGCGGCATGCTCGAACTGCGTGAAGAAATTGCCGCGCACTACGCGAGCCGCTACGGCATTTCCTATGAACCGGCAAAAGACATCCTCATCACCGTCGGCGTCAGCGAGGCGCTCGACATCGCCATGCGCGCCATACTCTCGCCCGGCGATGAAGTCTTGATTCCCGAGCCTTGCTACGTCTCCTACCAAGCCTGCGTGACCTTTGCGGGCGGCAAGCCCGTGCCCGTCGCCGCAAAACTCGAAAACGACTTCCGCATCACGCCCGAAGAACTTGAGCCGCACGTGACGAAGCGAACGAAGGCGCTTCTGATCGGCTACCCGAACAACCCGACGGGCGCCGTCATGGCGAAGGACGACCTTCAGAAGATCGCCGCCTTCGCCGAAAAGCACGATCTCATCGTCGTCTCCGACGAGATCTACGGCGACCTCACCTACGGCGGCATGGAGCACACGGCATTCTCCTCGCTGCCTGGCATGAAGGAGCGCACGATTCTCTTGAACGGCTTCTCCAAGGCCTACGCCATGACGGGCTGGCGCATCGGCTATGCGCTCGGCAACCCCGACTTCATCGCCGCCATGACGAAGATCCATCAGTACACGATGCTCTGCGCACCCATCACGGCGCAGATCGCCGCCGTCGAAGCTCTGCGCCGCGGCGAAAAGTACATGAAAAAAATGGTCGCCGAATACGACCGCCGCCGCCGCCTCATCTACGACGGTTTCCAGAAACTCGGTCTTTCGTGCTTCGAGCCGAAAGGCGCCTTCTACATCTTTCCGAACATCACGTCGAGCGGCTACACGGATGAAGAATTTGCCGAAAACCTGCTCATCAAGGAGCACGTCGCCCTCGTCCCCGGCAGCGCCTTCGGCGAAAGCGGCAAGGGACACATCCGCTGTTCCTACGCGACTTCCATCGACAAGATTTCCGAGGCCCTCGCAAGGATCGGCAACTTCCTCAAGAATCATCGGAAATAAGAGAAAGAAAAGCCTCGCCTATGCGTCCTCTCGCCTGAGAGGCCTTCAAAGCGGGGCTTTCTCATCTCTTCCTGATTCCAAGAAAAAGGAGTTCACTCTATGCATTTTGCAAACTACCGCACATCCATCATCTTGGCAATCACCTTCACGCTCCTGCTCTCCGCTTTCTGGTTCTTTCCCGATCTCGCCTTCATCATCTTTCTCTCGCTCCTCCTGCAGCTCCTCCTGCAGCCCCCCGTCGATTTCCTGCAGCGCAAACGAGTGCCGCGCGTACTCGCGGCGGGACTCATTGTCATCGCCTTCATCGCACTTCTCACGGGTCTGGTCGTCCTTCTCTCACTCTCCTTCGTTCCTACCTTCCGAAACTTTGTCTCCGACTTGCCGAACATCACCTTGAGCCTGCAGAACATCCCCTTCGTGTCAGATTCCGACTTGCTGCGCAGCGAACTGAGCGACGTCCTCGCAGATCTGCGCAGCCTCGGCACAGACCTGCTGAAATCCTCGCTGACCTTCCTCCTGGAAATCTTCGGGAAGTTCATGGCATTCGTCATCATCATCTTCGTGACCTTCTACCTCTTGAAGGATGGAAAGAACATACGAAACTGGCTCGCCGGACTCTTCCCACAAGCCTCGCGGCGACGCGTGCTCAACCTCTTCAACGATATCCTGCGCGCGCTGCGCGTCTACATATTCAGCCAGATCGTCATGTGCGCCATCACGGGCACGGTCGTCTTCCTCTATTTCGAGTTCACGGGACTTCCCTACGCCTCTGTCTTCGCCTTTCTGTCGGGACTCGGTGAATTCGTCCCCGTGCTCGGACCGACGGCGGCCTCAGCATTCGGCATCTTTCTGACTGCCACCGAATCGCGCGGCCTCGTTCTGCAGACCGCCCTCTTCTACATCGTGCTCACGCAGGTCAACCACAACTTCGTCTACCCGACGCTCATCGGCAAATCGCTGAACCTCCACCCCGTCGCCATCATCCTCGGCGTCATCTTCGGAGGCGAAATCTTAGGGCCTGCCGGCATGTTCCTGGCCGTTCCCTTCATCGTCATCGTGAAGCTCGTGATTGCCGACATCTACCACGATCGTCAAGAAGTCGTGCGGCAAAATGATGAAGAAACGTAATTACAACACTGCATCTAAAAAAGGGGCTGCTGCATGAGTCAGATTCGACTCATGCAGCAGCCCCTTTTTCTATTCCGCGTTTCTTACGCCTGCACAATCTTGCTGAAGTCAGCGGCCTCGCGCAGGAGATCGTCGATCCCCTTCAAGAGGCTCAGGCGATTTCTTCGAATCTTCTCGTCGTCTGCCATGACCATGACGGCGTCAAAAAAGGCGTTGATCGGCTCGGCGAGATCCTTGAAATCGTCGATGGCGCCAACGAAGTCGTGCGCCTCGATGAGGCTCTCAGCTGCACTCCTAGCGGAGGTGTAGGCCTTCATCAGTTCCTTCTCCTCGTCCGTCTCGAAGAGCGCTGCATCGACGTGCACTTCGCCCTTCTCCGCCTTCGCCGCGAGGTTCGCCACGCGCACGAAGGCCTGCACGGCGTCCGCCATGCCGGGCGCGGCAAGCTGCTCTCTGACCGCCTTCGCCGCGAGCAGCACGCGGCGCACGTCGTCGACATTGCCGAGCACAGCGTCAGCGATGTCGTAGCGTATGCCCTCTTCGGCGAGCACGTTCTTGAGGCGCAGACGCATGAAATCGGCGACGTCCGCCTGCATCTTCTCGCACACCGCCGCATCCGTGATCTTGAGCAGATCCATCGTCCAGTCCACGAGGTCATGCAGGGATATGGCAACGCCCGCCTCGATGATGCTGTGCACCATGCCGAGCGCCTGGCGGCGCAGGGCAAAGGGATCTTGAGAACCCGTCGGAATCAGGCCGCGACTGAACGTCGCGACGATGTTGTCCATCTTGTCCGCGAGACTCACGACGAGTCCCGCACGCGTCTTTGGCTGCGCATCGCCCGCGAAGCGCGGCATGTAGTGCTCGTCGATCGCGAGGGCTACGTCCTCGCCCTCGCCGTCGAGACGCGCGTACTCCTTGCCCATGACGCCCTGCAGCTCCGTGAACTCCGTGACCATTCCCGTCACGAGATCCGCCTTGGAAAGGAGCGCTGCACGCATCGCCGCTTTCTTCTCGGCATCATTCGCATCGATGGCGTCAGCGATTTTTCCTGCGAGCTTTTCGAGACGCAGTGACTTGTCGTAGACCGTGCCAAGCCCTTCCTGGAACACGACGGTCTTGAGCTTTTCCAAATGCTCTGCAAGACTCTTCTTCCTGTCCTCGTCGAAGAAGAACTGCGCGTCGGCGAGGCGCGCGCGCAGCACGCGCTCGTTGCCGTGCTGCACCGTCTCAAGGTACTCTTTCCCGCCGTTTCGCACCGTGAGGAAGAGCGGCAGGAGCTTGCCGTCCGCCGACTTCACGGGGAAGTAGCGCTGATGGTCGCGCATCGGCGTGATGACGGCGTCGGGCGGCAGAGCGAGATACTTGTCCTCGAAGCTTCCCGCGAGCGCTGTCGGATACTCGACGAGGTAAAGCACCTCTTCGAGGAGGTTCGGCGTGATTTCCGCCGTGCCGCCATGCGCCTTCGCCGCTTCGACGAGTCCCTCCTCAATGAGAGCCTTGCGCCGCGCGGGATCGACGATGACGAAGGCCTTCTCGCACGCCTCCTCGTAATGCGCGGCATCCTCAATCGTGAAGTCGCCTGTGCTGAGGAAACGATGGCCGCGCGATGTATTGCCGCTCTTGACACATGCAAGCTCGAAGGGCACGATCCTATCGCCGTAGAGCGCGACGAGCCAGCGCAGGGGACGAATGAAGCGGAAGTCGAGGTCGCCCCAGCGCATGCTGTTCGGAAGCGGAAGACCTGAAATGAGCTCGGGCAGCATCTTTGCCAGCACCTTTTCCGCACTCTCTCCCGCTTCTTCGACGAGCGCATAGACGTAGCCGTCTCGCACGACGAGATCTTGCGCCTTGATTCCCTGCCCGCGCGCGAAGCCTTCCGCCGCCTTCGTCGGCTTGCCTGCCGCATCAAACGCCACTTGCACGGAGGGACCACGCTTCTCCTCGGCGACGTCCTCCTGCTTTTCTGCGAGTCCTTCGACGACGAGCGCGAGGCGGCGCGGCGTGCCGAGCGTCCGCACCGCGCCGTGCGCGAGGCGCAGTTCCTTCAGAGCCTTCTTCGCGTTCTCGCCAAGCTCTTTAAGCATCCCGGGCATCGCATGTGCCGGAATTTCCTCCGTACCGATCTCCAACAACAAATCCTTGCTCATGCTTTTGCCCCCCTCTTCAGCATCGGATAGCCGAGTTCCTCGCGCTGCTTCAGATAGCACTGGGCGCAGAGACGCGCGAGCCTTCTCACGCGCCCGATGAACGCCGTGCGCTCCGACACACTGATCGCGCCGCGCGCGTCGAGCAGATTGAAGGCGTGCGAGCACTTCAAAACGTAATCGTAGGCGGGATGGACGCGCCCCAGCTCAATGATGCGCACGGCCTCCTTCTCGTACTTGTCAAAAAGATCGAAGAGAAGAGCCTCATCCGACAGGTCAAAGGAATACGCCGACTGCTCGACTTCGTTCTGATGGAAGACGTCGCCGTACGTATAATCTGCCGTCCACTGGATGTCGAAGACGTTCTCGACGCCCTGGATGTACATGGCAAGACGCTCCAGCCCATAGGTGATCTCTGAAGAGACGGGCTTGACGTCCACGCTGCCGACCTGCTGGAAATAGGTGAACTGCGTGATCTCCATGCCGTCGAGCCAGACTTCCCAGCCAAGACCCCATGCACCCAAAGTCGGCGACTCCCAGTTGTCCTCGACGAAGCGTATGTCGTGCTGCTTGGGATCGATGCCGAGGCTTTCAAGACTTTCGAGGTAAAGCTCCTGAATATTGTCAGGCGACGGCTTCATGATGACCTGGAACTGATGGTGCTGATACAGACGATTCGGATTGTCGCCGTAGCGCCCGTCCGCCGGGCGGCGCGAAGGCTCGACATAGGCGACGTTCCACGGCTCCGGCCCCAAGACGCGCAGGAAGGTTGACGGATTCATCGTGCCCGCGCCCTTCTCCACGTCGTACGGCTGCGCCAGGATGCAGCCTTGCTCGCTCCAGAACTTCTGCAGAGCGAGGATGATCTCCTGAAACTTCAAATCGAACAACTCCTTATCTCGCGAAACGGACAAAAAAACGCCCCGCCCCGCAACAAAAATGTCACAGGGACGAGACGTATCCCGCGGTTCCACCCTGATTGGCGTCGCCGCACAGCAAAGCACGCTACGGCAAACGCCCACCTTGAATTTTATTGAACTGCTGCTCCAAAGCGCCCGTCACTCCCAAGAACCGCGCAAAAATCGTGCGCCGCCCTGACGGTCTTCCACTGCCACCGTCTCGCTGTACGGAAGTTCCTTTTCTCCTTCATCGCATGTTTAGTTTAGCAAAGGACATGACGGCTGTCAATGGCAGGAATGAATCTTCGTTCCAACGCCCGTTTCCCCACGCGCCGCCTTCCAGCCGAGCGCCGCCTGCCTCGCACGGATGAAATCGGCGTAGATGCCGCGCTCTTGCAAAAGTTCCTCATGCGTGCCGCGCTGCACAATCCTTCCCTCAGAGACGACGATAATCTGCCGCGCGTTCCGCACGGTGTTGAGTCGATGCGCGATCATGATGACCGTCTTACCTTTCGTCAGCGATTCCATCGCCTTTTGCAGACGGTCTTCGTTCTCGGGATCTACATTCGCCGTCGCCTCATCGAAGATGATGATCGGCGCGTCCTTCAAGATGGCACGCGCGATGGAAATACGCTGGCGCTCACCGCCCGAAAGGCTCGCACCGCCGTCTCCAATCACGGTATCGTAGCCCTCGGGCAGCGCCTCGATGAAGTCGTGGCAGCATGCTTCGCGTGCAGCGGCGACAACTTCCTCGTGCGTTGCCGTCGGCTTGCCGAAACGGATGTTGTTTTCTACCGTATCACAGAAAAGATAGACATTCTGGAAGACGATGCTGATCTGTCGCATCAAAGATTCGAGCGTGTAGTCGCGCACATCATGTCCGCCGACCTTGATGCTGCCGTCCGCCACATCCCAGAAGCGTGCGATGAGATGGCAGAGCGTCGTCTTGCCCGAGCCGCTCGGGCCGACGATCGCCGTCAAGGCGCGCTCAGGAATCGTCAATGAAACATCATCAAGAATCTTGCGCGTACCGTAGAAAAAGTCGACGTGTTCGAAGGAAACATCGTGATGCTCCGGCTCAATGTCCGTGCCGCCCGAATCCATCTGCGGCAGATCCGCCGCCCGCTCCGCCTGCTCGATGGAGCTTGTCACAACGCGCAGGATCATCAACATGCTTCCCGTCGACTCAATCTGCGAGAAAATCAGAAACGAGAGCACCATTCCCATGAGAGCTGTCAGAAGATCCATCGTACCTGCCTCGTGAGAAAACAATGCGACGAGCATGATCAAGACGCTGAAGAGGCGCAGCGTCGTCTCCTGCGCGATGGCGTACGGCGTGAAGATCCTTTCGATGGCGAGATTCGCCGCACGGCTCTCATCAAGGGCTTCACGCACGCGCGCATCGCCCTTGCCGCGCAGGTTGAACGCCTTGATGACGGGCATTCCCTCGATCTGCTCCAGAACCGCCTCGACCAGTTTCGCCTGCGCCTTCTGCCGCTTCGGTGCAAGGCTGCGCGACTTCTTTTCCACCGAGGAGGTCACGAACAAGTAGCAAAAGACGCCGAGAATAAAGAGCACGCCGATGCGCCACTGCCAGAAAAGCAGCATGGGCATGAGGATCAGCGTATTCAAAAAGCCGCTCAAAAGGGTGACCAAGAGGCGCGGCGCCGTGTTCTCCACATCGTTCAGAACCGTCGTCGCAACACCCGTAAGCTCACCTCTGCTGCTTTCGTCAAAATAGCCCATGGGAACCGCCTTGAGCTTGTCGCCGATGGCGATGCGCTTTTGTGCCACCATGAAGTAGCCGGCATGGACGCGCTGCAGCTGCGAAAAATAATGGGCAACTGCCCTGCCCGTCACGCTCAATGTGAGCAGCCCCAGAGAAGAAAGCGCCGCCTCCGCCGTAGCCCTTCCTTCGACCAAGGCCTGCAAGACGATGTAGATCGCCGTGATCTGCAGGATGTGGAAGAGTGCGTAAACAACGCCCAGAGCGAGCGACTTGTTGAGGTTTCCCCGCTCCTTTCCCGCAAAATGCCAAATCATCTTCAGCGCTTCAAGCATGGCAATCACCATCCTTTGCCCCGACATGCGCGTGCCACATCGCGCGATACGCTGCGCTCTTTTCAAGCAGCTCCTCGTGCGTGCCGCTCGCCGCAACCATGCCCGCCTCTATGAGGAAGATCTTGTCGGCGTCCGTAATCGTCGACAGCCGATGTGCGATGATGATGACCGTCTTCCCCGCGATGAGGCGTGCGACCGCCCGCTGCAGGATCGCCTCGTTCTCAGGATCGACATAGGCCGTCGCCTCGTCGAGCACGACGATCGGCGCATCCTTCAAGACGGCGCGCGCGATGGCGATGCGCTGACGCTCGCCGCCCGATACATGACTGCCGCCCGTGCCGACGCGCGTGTCATAACCATGCGCAAGCCGCAGGATGAAGTCTTCGCATCCCGCAGCTCGCGCGGCGCGCTCGACCTCCTCGTCGGAGGCCTGCGGCCTGCCCATGCGAATGTTCTCACGAATGCTGTCGTCGAAGAGATAGGCATCCTGTGCAACGAAGGAAACGAGATCATAGAGCTGCGCGAGCGGAATATCCGTACTCTCCCTGCCGCCGATCTTCAAGCTGCCCGAATCTATATCCCAATAGCCGGCAATCAGGCGTGCGAGCGTCGTCTTGCCGCTGCCGCTCTGTCCGACGAATGCGTTCAAGGTATGCGGTGCAAGCGCAAGGCTCACGCCGTGCAGCACTTCCTTGCCGTCTTGGTAGGAAAAGCGCACATCCGTAAGCTCGATGCCCGCATCGAAAAGCTCGACATCCGATGTGCCATGATGCTGCTCCTCCGCTCTCAGCAGCTTGTCAGTCGAAGCGACGACTGTCCCGACCTGCGACACCGTGTCAATGAACCCCATGGCCTCGATCAACGGCCCTGCGACTCCCAGAGAA is from Selenomonas sputigena ATCC 35185 and encodes:
- a CDS encoding Lrp/AsnC family transcriptional regulator, coding for MRELLELLEHDARRPVGEIAAVLKKSEYEVEKDIRGLEQDKIILSYNTLINWQKFGDDTVTAIIEVNLTPEREVGFDAIAERIYRFEEVRTVYLMSGSFDLLVIIEGKSLQDVANFVATRLSTIDGVTQTRSHFMLKAYKKDGTIIDDKEKDRRLVVSP
- a CDS encoding phosphoribosylformylglycinamidine synthase gives rise to the protein MSVRRLFVEKRQGYFDIPAQQLCDDLTETFRLATELKAVRIFIRYDIEGLSDDEYKAVRDVVFVEPPVDTVYEEKLPDFPESKAFAVEYLPGQYDQRADSAAQCVQLVTQKERPTIRTAIVYVIVGTISADLLAKIKAYCINKVESREAALQKPATLAEKIEEPADVEKLAGFCRMDAAALGNLLKERGFAMSLEDLQFCQKYFASAEKREPTITELRVIDTYWSDHCRHTTFTTVIDKVDFGNGKYAPMLAQALKLYMLDREKVHAGKSADVSLMDLACIGMKALRQQGLLEDLDASDEVNACSIVVPVEIDGKEENWLVMFKNETHNHPTEIEPFGGAATCLGGAIRDPLSGRSYVYQAMRVTGAADPRGKIADTLPGKLPQKKITQGAAAGFSSYGNQIGLATGEVHEFYHEGYMAKRMEIGAVIGAAPQADVVRQAPEPGDVVVLVGGRTGRDGCGGATGSSKVHTEASLTTAGAEVQKGDAPTERKIQRLFRHPEVSRFIKRCNDFGAGGVAVAVGELAPSLAIDLDAVKKKYEGLDGTELAISESQERMAVVMRPEALPVLTAFAARENLEATPIAQVTDTGRLEMVWRGQRIVSLARVFLDTNGVKQHARVALKSPDVETNYLRQLPPAVVKNQRDLTAAWHANLADLNVASQKGLAERFDSTVGAGTVLMPFGGKDQLSPQQGMVAKIPVKKGETDTATAMTFGFDPYLSEWSPFHGALYAIVEAVTKMVALGADAATVRLSFQEYFESLGKDPEKWGMPFAALLGALWAQHELRVPAIGGKDSMSGTFESLHVPPTVVAFAVNVMKASEAISAEFKYANSKVYAIEVPIDANDLPVFANLRRNYERVHALMQSRRVFSASSVGRGGIAAALTKMCLGNGLGFKAAPGAIKFEDLFRPAYGTILLEMSEAVNVTDALAGVKWTLLGRTTTVASIVCNGMVQTLDELRESYVGALDGIFPATVRSKGRTASAAAPFRRGVRQRASDRYTKPRIFMPVFPGINCEYETQRAFEKAGGEVDALVIRNLTPQAVEESVQAITSGINKAQILMLPGGFSGGDEPDGSGKFIAATLRNPRIAEAIMELLQKREGLILGICNGFQALVKLGLLPYGKIMPLDWESPTLTRNTIGRHVSCMVQTRIMSNLSPWFNNVSVGDIHTIPVAHGEGRFVADKEVIAKMRIRGQIAAQYVDDAGEPTMESPFNPNGSTEAIEAITSPNGRILGKMGHSERVGDNISKNVPGNKDQGLFDAGVRFFR
- the glyQ gene encoding glycine--tRNA ligase subunit alpha translates to MKFQEIILALQKFWSEQGCILAQPYDVEKGAGTMNPSTFLRVLGPEPWNVAYVEPSRRPADGRYGDNPNRLYQHHQFQVIMKPSPDNIQELYLESLESLGIDPKQHDIRFVEDNWESPTLGAWGLGWEVWLDGMEITQFTYFQQVGSVDVKPVSSEITYGLERLAMYIQGVENVFDIQWTADYTYGDVFHQNEVEQSAYSFDLSDEALLFDLFDKYEKEAVRIIELGRVHPAYDYVLKCSHAFNLLDARGAISVSERTAFIGRVRRLARLCAQCYLKQREELGYPMLKRGAKA
- a CDS encoding aminotransferase class I/II-fold pyridoxal phosphate-dependent enzyme; the protein is MTNWKERISPAVHAVPPSGIRKYFDIAAEMEDVVSLGVGEPDFITPWSIRESCVHGLEQGYTSYTANRGMLELREEIAAHYASRYGISYEPAKDILITVGVSEALDIAMRAILSPGDEVLIPEPCYVSYQACVTFAGGKPVPVAAKLENDFRITPEELEPHVTKRTKALLIGYPNNPTGAVMAKDDLQKIAAFAEKHDLIVVSDEIYGDLTYGGMEHTAFSSLPGMKERTILLNGFSKAYAMTGWRIGYALGNPDFIAAMTKIHQYTMLCAPITAQIAAVEALRRGEKYMKKMVAEYDRRRRLIYDGFQKLGLSCFEPKGAFYIFPNITSSGYTDEEFAENLLIKEHVALVPGSAFGESGKGHIRCSYATSIDKISEALARIGNFLKNHRK
- the glyS gene encoding glycine--tRNA ligase subunit beta; protein product: MSKDLLLEIGTEEIPAHAMPGMLKELGENAKKALKELRLAHGAVRTLGTPRRLALVVEGLAEKQEDVAEEKRGPSVQVAFDAAGKPTKAAEGFARGQGIKAQDLVVRDGYVYALVEEAGESAEKVLAKMLPELISGLPLPNSMRWGDLDFRFIRPLRWLVALYGDRIVPFELACVKSGNTSRGHRFLSTGDFTIEDAAHYEEACEKAFVIVDPARRKALIEEGLVEAAKAHGGTAEITPNLLEEVLYLVEYPTALAGSFEDKYLALPPDAVITPMRDHQRYFPVKSADGKLLPLFLTVRNGGKEYLETVQHGNERVLRARLADAQFFFDEDRKKSLAEHLEKLKTVVFQEGLGTVYDKSLRLEKLAGKIADAIDANDAEKKAAMRAALLSKADLVTGMVTEFTELQGVMGKEYARLDGEGEDVALAIDEHYMPRFAGDAQPKTRAGLVVSLADKMDNIVATFSRGLIPTGSQDPFALRRQALGMVHSIIEAGVAISLHDLVDWTMDLLKITDAAVCEKMQADVADFMRLRLKNVLAEEGIRYDIADAVLGNVDDVRRVLLAAKAVREQLAAPGMADAVQAFVRVANLAAKAEKGEVHVDAALFETDEEKELMKAYTSARSAAESLIEAHDFVGAIDDFKDLAEPINAFFDAVMVMADDEKIRRNRLSLLKGIDDLLREAADFSKIVQA
- a CDS encoding AI-2E family transporter; protein product: MHFANYRTSIILAITFTLLLSAFWFFPDLAFIIFLSLLLQLLLQPPVDFLQRKRVPRVLAAGLIVIAFIALLTGLVVLLSLSFVPTFRNFVSDLPNITLSLQNIPFVSDSDLLRSELSDVLADLRSLGTDLLKSSLTFLLEIFGKFMAFVIIIFVTFYLLKDGKNIRNWLAGLFPQASRRRVLNLFNDILRALRVYIFSQIVMCAITGTVVFLYFEFTGLPYASVFAFLSGLGEFVPVLGPTAASAFGIFLTATESRGLVLQTALFYIVLTQVNHNFVYPTLIGKSLNLHPVAIILGVIFGGEILGPAGMFLAVPFIVIVKLVIADIYHDRQEVVRQNDEET
- a CDS encoding YhcH/YjgK/YiaL family protein, with amino-acid sequence MMTGIIGVSKDEQKGYSAALMKALAFLRAQDFRNMPEGRHEIDGDKIFALLSRYTTRPQAECAPEAHRKFVDVQYVADGEEFLGWCPMSPDLVEMEPYDEARDIIFYRALIPESSILLKAGSYAVLYPEDVHRPGVSVLDEYPADVTKVVVKIDLELMKG